A genomic region of Pyrus communis chromosome 14, drPyrComm1.1, whole genome shotgun sequence contains the following coding sequences:
- the LOC137716303 gene encoding uncharacterized protein — translation MSLLNTHFFSSFLRVFPWAFLLLLSLPLSLSSSNIHDLLISQGLPPGLLPKEVKSYTLSDNGELQVFLDAPCLTKYENRVFFESVVRANLSYGSLIGVQGLSQEELFLWLPVKDIIVDDPRSGLILFDIGVAHKQFSLSLFEDPPDCKPSGVLKNHVRKEKGFWGLR, via the exons ATGTCCCTGTTAAACACCcacttcttctcctccttcctcAGAGTCTTTCCATGGGCCTTtctcctccttctctctctacccctctctctctcctccagcAACATCCACGACCTCCTTATCTCCCAGGGTCTGCCACCTGGCCTCCTCCCAAAGGAGGTCAAGTCCTACACTCTCTCAGACAATGGGGAGCTCCAGGTCTTCCTTGATGCCCCATGCCTCACAAAATATGAGAACAGGGTTTTCTTTGAGAGCGTGGTGAGGGCAAATCTCAGCTATGGCAGCCTCATTGGGGTTCAGGGCTTGTCTCAGGAAGAGCTCTTTCTGTGGCTGCCGGTCAAAGACATCATTGTTGATGATCCAAGATCAGGTCTCATCCTCTTTGACATTGGGGTTGCTCACAAACAGTTTTCCCTCTCACTCTTTGAGGATCCCCCTGACTGTAAACCCTCAG GTGTGTTGAAGAATCATGTGAGGAAGGAGAAAGGCTTTTGGGGTCTGAGATAG